The Rhodohalobacter sp. SW132 genomic sequence AATCACAACCGAAAAAGGAATTTACAGAACACCTTCATTCTCCCCGGACGGAGAGACGCTGGTGTTTCGACGTGATGGCGGCAACAACCACCAGGGGCATGCCTACACTCAGAACAGCGGAATCTTCACGATGCCGGTTTCGGGCGGAGAAAAGACCCGTCTGCGCGGTGGCGGCAGCAGCCCAATCTTTAATGCATCCGGCGACCGTATTTTCTACCTGCAGGGCACCAACTTCCGCAGTGTGGATCTGAACGGACAGGATGAAAAGCACCACTTCAGCTCACAATACGCACTAGAGTTCACACCGAGCCCCGACAACAAGTGGGTGGCGTTTCATGAACTCTATAAAGTTTACGTTGCCCCGATGCCTCAAACCGGGTCGGAACTGACGCTGAGTGCAAATACCCGAGCCATTCCGGTAACGCATGTAGCTCAGGATGCAGGTTACAACCTGCACTGGTCAGCCGACGGCGAAAAACTGCACTGGACTCTGGGTGAGAAGTATTTCAGCGTGGAACTCGAAGAAGCGTTCGACTTCCTCAACGGTGATACCAGCGAAGAACTTCCGCTCGGCGACAGTGACGGCATCCGCATCGGCCTGGAGCTCGATACCGACAAACCCTCCGGCGAAGTGGCGTTCACCAATGCGCATATCATCACCATGAACGGCGACGAGGTGATTGAGAACGGAACCATCGTGGTTCGTGACAACCGGATTGAAGCTGTTGGTACTGATGTGAACATCCCGGACGGTGCCTATGTGATGGATGTGGAGGGCAAAACCATTATGCCCGGCATGGTGGATGCTCACGCCCATATCGGCAACTTCCGCAGCGGACTGAGTCCGAACCAGCAGTGGGAATATTTTGCCAACCTGGGGTACGGCGTAACCACGGTATTTGACCCCTCTTCCAATACCGAGATGATCTTTTCACAGGCAGAGATGATTCGATCCGGGAATATGACCGGCCCTCGCATTTTCTCAACCGGACGCATTCTCTACGGAGCTGAAAATGTGCAGAAAACCGTGATCAACAGCCTGGAAGACGCACGATCTGCCATTCGCAGAACACAGGCATTCGGAGCCACGGCTGTAAAAAGCTACAACCAGCCAAGACGCGATCAGCGTCAGCAGGTGCTTGAAGCCGCCCGTGAACTGGGCGTGAATGTAGTTCCCGAGGGCGGATCAACGTTCACCCACAACATGAGTATGATTCTGGACGGACACACCGGCATCGAGCACAATGTGCCGATCTACCCGCTCTACAATGACGTGCTTACAGTGTGGGGAGCCTCTGATGTCGGCTACACGCCCACTCTTTCCGTTAATTACGGAAGTATGAGCGGCGAATACTACTGGTACCAGCACACCAACGTATGGGAGAAAGAGCGGCTGCTCACGTTCACACCACGCGGAGTTGTGGACTCACGATCGCGCCACAGAACCATGGTTCCGTACGAGGAGTATGAAATCGGCCACTTCCAGAGTGCTGCCGCAGCCAAAGATCTGCACGATCTGGGTGTAACGGTAAACATTGGCGGGCACGGACAGCTTCAGGGTCTTGCCGCGCACTGGGAGGTCTGGATGTTCACCCAGGGCGGGATGAGTAACCACGATGCTCTCCGCACGGCCACCATCAATCCGGCCAACTATATTGGAATGGGCGAGCATATCGGCTCACTCGAGCCGGGCAAACTGGCCGACCTGATCGTGATTGACGGCAATCCGCTGGAGGATATTTTCGACACTGAGTTTGTGGAGTACACCATGATCAACGGACGTCTCTATGATGCCTCAACCATGAACGAAATCGGTAATTACGACCGCGAGCGCCTGCCCTTTTGGTGGGAGCGCGAAGGGTACAGCGAGCAGTTCGACTGGCACACGATTATGGAAGCTGACGGGCACGGACACGGACATTAAAAAAAGGGGTGTTCTTTAGTGTAATTTTAATATCTAAATCAGCCGGGCGATTTCAATCGTCCGGTTTTTTTATTTTACGCTTCTCACAGTAATTGTTTTCGAGTTAGATTCTAACTAAATTAATTGAGCCTATAAGGCACACAGAATATGAGATATTTTAACTGGAATGAGGAGAAAAACCGCTTGCTCAAAAAGAGCCGAAATATCTCATTTGAAGAGATCGTTTTATCAATTGACAGTGGTGGATTGCTCGATATTGTGGAACATCATGATCAAAGCAAATATCCGAATCAAAAACTATTGATCGTTGAGGTAGAAAACTATGCGTATGTTGTGCCATTTTTACTATCTGACGAGACATACTTTCTGAAAACCATATATCCCAGCCGAAAGGCAACTCAAACATATATCAACAAGGAGGAATCATAATGGATTACCTGGATAAAGATGAAAAAGAGATCATGGAATCCTATGAAAATGGAGAGTGGGTTTCTTCCGGCGATGAGTTAAAAGAGGAAATCAGGCAGGCCGCCAAAAACAGTATCTTGAAAAATAAACGAATCAACATTCGGCTCACCGAAAAAGATTACCACGATATTCAGGTGAAAGCGATGGAGGAAGGCGTCCCCTACCAAACGCTGATTTCCAGCCTTATTCACAAGTTTAATAAAGGGGAATTGAAGTGATGAGACTTCGGACCTTTTAACCAGCCGACCTGACCGTGATTGACGGCAATCCGCTCGAGGATATCTTCGATACCGAGTTTGTGGAGCACACCATGATCAACGGACGGCTATATGATGCCTCAACCATGAACGAAATCGGAAATTACGACCGCGAGCGCCTGCCGTTCTGGTGGGAGCGCGAAGGCTACAGCGAGCAGTTCGACTGGCATACGATTATGGAAGGTGATTCGAATGGGCACGGACATTGATATTTCCCCCTTAGAAAAGGCGGATACAGGGGGATGTTTAATCTCCCCTGCCAGTGCTTTTCTGGCCCCGAGTGCATTTCTCGGGGAGGGGAGATGGTTTTCATCAGTGTTCTGATGAAAACCTGAGGGGTGTACCTGAATCAAGATTCAATATCATATTTGACAGTTCGATACCAAACCTCCAAGGTTTTAGAAACCTTGGAGGTTTTTTTATTCTGCTCCGAAAATTTCGATAAAAGAATCCCTGAAACTGTATGCATAAATAACCGGCGAATCATACACCTCATCCGTTCTCTTCATGGTGTAGATCATTCCATCGCCTGCCGCAACAACCCATTAAACAGCAACACTTTGCCGCGGCGGCCGGTTACCAAAAGCTCTCCCCTCTTATTCACCTCCACGAACCGAACCGACAAATACTCCTCCGGTTCAAGACCTATCTCCATCTCTTTGGTAAATTTATCCTCTAAGTCGCTGATCACACGACTCTGTTCTTTTGCACAGGATACAGAAAGAAAGAAACTCACAATAACAATGATTCGCTTTATCACAACTTTGCTAAATCCTGTTTCGAAATATTATTATTCTTTCGTGTACCATGGAAATTATAAATGAAATATGCCAAGCCGCTAACAAACAGTTACCTGACCTTATTCCGATTTAACAATTCGAATAACTTTCTGCATGGGTTGATCAGGGTCTAACCCCTTCATTTTCATATACTCTCTTCGCAAAGCTTCAAGTGCCATAAGTCTCTCCTCCGGTGTTTTGTTGCGCCAGTACTCCCGCTCATCTTTGTACTGCTGAGGGTCTTTCAGGTGATATTTCTTTACTATTTTTTCCATGGCATTATAAACTAAAGATACGAAATTTGATCATCACACCCGATTTTGAAATCTAAATGAGTATTGCAGTATATTAAATCATATCCGGATCTATATGTACAACATATTTCCTGAACCGATTTGAGAGATATATCCCGCTATCTATCCGTGCCATATACATTGGATAGAATGGTTCTCCATTTTAATCAACTATCCGAATTGTGATTTTACTTCATAGTTTGGAAAAAAAGTAAGCTTGTTATTTTTCAAAGAGTCCTCATTCATTGTTTCTCAAATGAGTTATAAACTCACTCATCTATTCGCAACCTTTTTTGTTATTTTAAACTGCAGTTTACGTTCAGATACACAGATGAGCTGCAAAAATCAATTGAGTACCATGAAATTACTGTCGATATTCGCTCTATCCACATCACTGCTCTTCTTATTCGGTTGTGATGATTCCAGCCCGCCAACATCAGATCAGGGTCAGGAAGAAGAGACCGAACAGGTTCGCGAAACTGTGGACGTAAACAATGCTCAATGGCCCATCAGCCGGGACCGGATGGAAAACAGTGATCTTTCCTACGCCCAGTATGGCCCCCGAAGTCTTCCCAGCGGATACGATTTTCACGCCGGGATCGATCTTCCGGCATCCACAGGAACCAATGTCTATCCCGTACTTCCCGGCGAGGTGGTGGAAACCGATCACTGGGGCGGGTCAGGCAGCGGAGCCGGAAATGCAGTTACCGTCAGACACTCCGACTCTCTCGCCACCAGCTATCTCCACGTGGATCGAATCTCCGTTCAGATGGGAGACTGGGTTAACAGCGATGATGTGGTGGGCACGGTTGGACGAACCGGTGCAAGCTACCCGCATCTTCACCTCGGTTTCTTTGTGGATTTGCCAAATCCCAACCGCCGTGATGAGCGCTACAGCAAAAATCCGCTGGAAATCCTTCCGTACCGGGAATCCATTGATATTTCGGCCACATTCGGTGAGAGCGTTATGATTACACTTGATATGCCGCTTCAAAATATGACGGCCAATTCCATTGAACTGTCCGGAGAAGGGGAAACAAGAAAAGCAGACTATTATGAAATTGTTGCCCGCGGATGGACCGATCGCAAAGAACAGGTTCAGGATGGCATTCATTTCAGTGCGGACAGAAGAACTGAAGATCATCAGCGATTCAACCTTCATGTGATTCCTGCAGGGAACGACTTCAAGCCGGACGCAATTACTATTCGTGATTATAACGGAGTGATTTTGTTTGAAGCCAGTGCCGAGGATTAGCAGTATTGCCCCGAAAAAGACCGTTTTACGAAAAGCATTGGAGGTTTATCCAACCGATGTAGACATTTCACTCCTCAATTATTTTCATCCTGTATTCATCAAATCCATAATTTGAACCTTCCTGTACAATCACTTGGTAAGTTTGCACACCTAAAGCTTTCAAATCCCGAATTTGACCCAGAAAAGGTAGTTTTTTTCGGGTAATTAAGCTCCCATCATTTAAATCCCTTAAATCTGCATAATAACTCCACTGGGTCCTGTCTTCTAACGGAATCGGTTCATACCAGTGTACAAAAAAGTAATTTTCGTTTAGTTCCCGGAGGTCTACCAGGCTGGGATAAAATTTCACTTCATATGAGTTTGGAGTCACTTCAATATGTTCCACCCAGGGTTCAGGAATCACATCATCTGTGGACTCCCAAAGCAATGTATGTTCATCTGAATAATGTCTTATTTCGTACGGTGCATTTAAGAGTAGCAAGTATCCCTGATCCGTTTTTGCGAATTTCCCGGAATTAAGCTGATTTTGTATTGACCGGCTTACAAACTGAATACCTGTAATATCCCAATCAATAAACTCACCAACAGAAAATTCATACTCTTTGGAGCTCTTGTCATGAAAGTGCAATAAAGCGTTATTATCCTGGTGATTGCCTGTAATCGTTACGTAATCATGCCAAAAATATAACCCGTGTAAAGCATTAACGGTATAGTCAATTGGATAGGTCTCAACAAATGATCCCTCTTTCGGGTTAAATGTTGAGATTCTGCGATTTTGATGATCCAGCACCATAAGCAGGTTTTCATTTTCTGACATGCTATAGGACATTGCCCGACCAATATCGCCGGGACCTCTTCCCTGGGTACCAAAACTGTTTATTAAATCTCCAGAATTATTATAAACCGAAAAATGATCCCGGTTCAAAACAATAACTTTATCAGTATCAAAATATTGAGCAGATGCCCCGGGAGCAAAAGCGTGCTCATACCCTGACAAAAAAGAGCCCAGCTTTTCAAAAATAATAGACTGTGATAAGATTGTACCTGGAAAAATAGAACTAATGGAGAATATCATAGCGGCAAATTTTATTCTCTTCATGATGATGGCAGGTGTAAGTTTGGAGTAACGATATACAATTTTCTCACTTCGAATCGACATCTTGATGTTTTCCTAAATAGTAAAAAAGTTTAAAAAGGGGCAGTGAGCTTTCATTCAGCAGTAACTATAGTACAAAAATCGTATATGCAAATTGACTCTCTAAATGAAATGCATAAACTGTACTGGACTATAGAAAAAGCTGAAAGCGGGAATGTGAAAAAAATATGATCTTTATTTCAAATCTTTTTTAAAGCGGATTACCTATGAACTAAATCGCTCAGATTTACACGAATGATATCCTCTTCAAACATTCCTGCTAAATATAGCCAGGGTTCATCATACGCCATAGAAAATATTGTAAATAAGGTATTATCATCTTTATAGAATCGATAACTCCCTTCATGAGCCCAATTATTCTTCTCTTTTTTTAGCAACGTTAAAAATCTCAATTCTGCATGCCTGTTCGCATAGTAGACGGCTATCCTGTTATTTAGATATAGTATATCTATAATAAAATAATTCATGCTGATCCGTTTATCCGTTTCAACTGCTATTGGTGGCGGATTTAAAAGAACCGATTCATTGTTTTCAATTCCTGTGCTTTGCAAATTTGAACGTTCAACATTGGATTCTATTAAATCCAAACCTGGAAATTTAATCTGAAGAATTCGATCAATTTGATACTCTCGATCATATATAAAAATAAATGGCAAGGCTGGATTGATGACGGCCAATTCCTCACCATTACTATCCATATATACTTCATTATACTGAACTGGTTGCTGCCCAATGGGGATAATTCGTCGATGAAAAGCCTGGACAAAATCTGGTTGATCTGTAAGATTCAGCTTATTCACTACAAACTGTTCATTCGTTGCAGACATGTAGTAAAAATTGTTTGATGAAAAAGCAAAATCATTAAATGGATGTGAATAGAGATCCTCAAGAATTACATCTTTTATATGATTCCAACCTAAATCATACTGAATAATTTTATATAAGCTGGTATCTACTATAAAATGAGACTGTCCATCCGAATAATAGTAACTGATTCTCCGATACTCACCCGGCCCTTCGCCCTCGAATTGATATTTTGCCAGATGTTTACCCGATCGGAGATCGATCTTTTTTATGCCTTTCTTATCATAATTGACAATGAAAAGTGATTCTCCATGAACTGAAAACCAATGCCCCAACCCAACATCAAATGGTGCATCTAGCGGTGAACGAATGGTTTGATAATTCTGATTCCCTACATCAATAATTTCCGCTTCATCTATAGAAATCGTTTCTATTAGTTCATCTCCATACAATTCGTAAATTGAACTGTATCTATCGAAAGAACGATCATTTGAACAACCAACGAATATTATGAAACAGATAACAATAGATCTCATTCGTGCCTATTAATTGTTGACGGAGCAAGTTTTCAATTTTAAAACTTATGCAATTTATACTTCACACATAACAGGATCCAAACCTCCACAAATCGTACCTGTATATATTCCAGATCCACCATCTCTACCCGTATATCCGTCAGTACATGCTATTCCAAAAGCCCAAATACCACTACCACCAAAATGTTGTACAAATGAAACCGCACATAGTGCTCCAGTTTCACTATCTATGTAAGTACATTCTGTTTCACAATTAGCATTTACATCTGTGAACGATAGCATTAGGAAGGAAAATAAAAGAAAAAGTATTGAGAAGATTTTTGATTTTTTCATTTTTTCATTTTTTTAAATTAGATAATCAAATTCCCTAATAATTTAATTTCAAAATATTATACTCGAAATAAGCACATCTACGTATTATACTAAGCACATGTGCGTACTTTCTATAACGTCTATTCATCAGTAATTCATTTAAAATCACCATTTCTAACCTTCCAAAGCCATTTTATTAACCCATGGCGACCTCGGATGTCTAATTTGTTACAAATATTGTTCCTGTGCTTCTGAATGGTTCGTGCCGATAAATGCATCTCCTCTGCAATCTCCTTATTTGAATTTCCTCTCTCTACCATTTTCAAAACTTTAATCTCCCTCGGGGTTAATATCTCAACGGCTTCCAGGTAAGTTTTCCTGTTAGTTAGTTAGTTAGTTAGTTAGTTGGTTGGTTGGTTGGTTGGTTGGTTAGAATCTGACATGATGATAGTTACTGGTTTTTAGTTTTGATGAACAATTTGTACACACTTCGAATCAACATCTTGATGTTTTCCTAAATAGTAAATTCGTTTAAAAAGGGCAAGAGTAGTGACACCCTCCATCAATCAGTGCTAAAATTAATCACGATATCCTTGTAAGAACAATCGAGAAAGACAACTACGTATCAACACTAATATAAGATTAAGAGCGATTGCTGCTGCAAACAGTTCGGCTGAACTACATTTACGCAAGAGATTGACCTTGGCAATAAGTTTACGGGAAAACTTATCGGTTTCAGGCATGCTCTCTGTTTGACATTTTATTCTACCAATCGATTTCGATTAACATAATTTTCACCTGTTCCTCCGATGGCCTGGATATGCCAAACAGTTCGTTTCCATTAAAAGAAAACGGGGTAAAGTGAGACGGCACTTTGGTGTAATGCGTATGATCCGACTCAGTGTTGTGAATGATTACAACACCATCAGTACTTCCTGCGTAAAACGTGGTTATTACGGCCCATTCAGCTTCTACAAGAAATGAGTGATGTAATGGTAACTGTTCGGCATCTCGAATGGCATCACTTACAGCCGGAATGGCATTGATCACCGGCTCCAATCTTTGTTCGAGATAGGATGCTGAACGTTCACTTATCGCCCGGTCGTTTTCATTTAAAAAGGTGTAAGAAACGGATTCATTGCCTTGAAGATCTATTCTCTCCCAGGATGTATCATGAGAATGCAACGTGAAAAAATTGTTTGCACTTTGAGCCCAAAGTGATCGGCCGGCAAGCGGATGGTCAATGTGTGCTCCTTGTCTGAATGGCATTTTTTCTATCCCCTCAAATTCAAAAAGAAATTCAACCGGATCAAATTGTCTGTCGGCGCTGTATAAATGATAGCTATTCTCTCCTGAAGAGTAATCATCTGTATGGTTATAGAGTACATAGGGCCCGGTATCTGTCACAAATATTTCCTCAATCATATTCTGATCCGGCACTTCCGGAGAGAATGAACGAACATAAATCAGCTCACCATCTTCAACCCGGAATTTAGATATTCTGCTCTGCATCCTGTCAAGCACATATAAATAACCACCTGAGCCTTTATGCAACTGATTGATGACTTCAAACTCTCCCGGTCCATTTCCCTGCCTGCCTGTTCGGGATAGTAAGGTGCCATCAACATGCAGTAACTCGAGGGATTTACGGGCTTCATCCACAATCACCAACTGCTCATTATTCCATCGCAAACCACGTCCGGGATTGTACAGTACCGGAATATCAATTATACGTGCTCCTGATGTTCCTACTTTCTCCAGTTCCTGTGATATTTGGACCAAATACGGATCATCCTCCAATGATTTATCTTTTTCGCCGGTACAGGATACCATCAGAACAGATATTATGAGGGCTTGTAGATAGATATTTTTCTTTATTGGCTGGCATATGACACTCATCATAAATCTCTTTTTGATTTATAGATATTTCCCTAAAATGAAATATGCAGAAATCAAAATCAACTGTATGGAGATGCAATAGTCTGTCCGATTTCGAATGGGGTGCAGTAATTGTAAGAAGAGTTTCAAAGGATAAACAGATCAGACAAAAACCTAAATGCGATGTCAGTTTATCTCTTCGAGGGTAAATTCCAGCTTGAAAATCGTGCCTTTGCCATTTTTTCCGGGATGATAGGACGCCTCGCCCCGAAGCTGACTCACAAGTGTGCGGATGAGAGTAACGCCCAGGCTCTGCTGCGATTCATAATCAAAATCTTCTGGTAACCCAACGCCGTTATCTCCGATCTCAACGTGCAGCTTATCTTCTGATTCTTTCAAAATAATAGAAATTTCACCATTCACTGCTCCAAGAAATGCGTGTTTATACGCATTTACGATGCATTCATTCAGAAGTAGCGAGAACGGTATCGCCTGGTTGATGTTCATCTTGACCTGCTCCAGGTTATAATCCATCTTGATATTTTGATCCGGCTGTTTGAAGGAATCAGATACAGCGTCTACAAGTTCAATTACAAAATCGGAGATAACGATATCTGCAAACGTCTCGTTCTGATAGAGTTTTTCATGAACCAGTGCGATCGACTGTATCCGTAGCTGACTGTGCTGCAGTGCAATCTTTGCACTTTCATCCTCCATATTCCACATTTGCATCTGCAATAGTCCGGAAATAACGGCAAGATTATTTTTTACCCTGTGATGAATCTCTGCCAGTAAAATATTTTTTTCATGCAGCGAATCACTGATTCGCTTCTCCGACTCTTTTTGAACACTGATATCGCTCGCTACAAAAACCAGGCTCGCCTTCTCACTCATTTCATCAGCCACAATCGAAGTTGACAGGATTACAGGCAGCCAATCCCCATTTTTGCTTTGCAGCTCTGTCTCAAATTCCTGAACTCCGACATCGTGATTAACCAGTCCTTTTTTTACAGAAACTCTGGTTTCATCTGTGAACAGTTCCCAAATGGTGAAATCGTCAAGATCACCGTTAGAGTAACCGAGTTTTCGGTATACTGTTTTGTTCGACATAATAATGGTCCCTTCTTCATCCGTTACAAATAGCATATCGCCCATCGACTGAATGATATTATTCACATACGAACGGGAAACCATGCTTTTGCTCAGGTTCTCGGCCATCTGGTTAAAAGTATCAGCCAGCCTTGATAGTTCATCGTTTGACTCAAGTTTTATTCTCTGATCCAGGTTACCGCTCCCGATTTGCCGGGCAGCTGTGGTGAGGGTATTGACCGGCTGCGTAATCGACCGATAAATAATGAAAGCGAACAACAGCGAAAATGCAAAACCGAATACAGTAACAAGAATAATTCGGCGCACCGTCTGTTCCGCCTGGGCTTCGAGTTTCTCCTGCTGCAAACCCAGAAACAGGTTTGAATTATACCTGAGATTATCAAGCAGGGGTAGCAGGGTATTACGGAAATAGGGTTCGATTGTAACGTTAAAAATCTCTTCGCCATAATCCTCTTCCACATCCTGATCCAGTAACTCATCAATCAAACCACGGTATGGGCCGTACGTCAAGGTAAGCGAATCCATCAGCGTATGCATTCGCAGATGAAGTTCACTCAATTCATCACTTCCCAATTCATCACGATGGGCATGATCAGAAAATTCTATTTTGCTTTCCGCAAACTGCTCCATATTTCGAAGAATCATATCCCTTGCCTGGCGAACCTGGGATGATGTACGCAGAGATTGATCCCCTTCTCGCAGTTTTTCACTCTCTGTTAAAAAATTGCGGGTGTAGAGCATTGAGTTTTGCAGAGATACGGTCATTTCGGTTAGTACCTGTAGCTCTTTTGCACTTTTTTGGCTCTCCTGAATTAAATCGTTTTTGATTTGATTACTCAGGTAGTACGAAAGGGAACCGGTGATAAGCACCAGAAATGCAACGGCCAGAAAACCCAATAAAAGTTTGGTTCCTAAGCGCATGTGTAAAGAAAATCTACAATATTTTTAGAGCAAATGAACAAATATACCTGTAATTATTTCCGTAGTTAGTTTTAAGGCCAACTTCATAGTTTAATCAATAGCCAATAAACTTGCACTTTTTTATACCGTTCTTTTACAAATAGATTAAAAATCTATCAACTTTTCTATTGCTTCACTAATTTTATGTTGGTCAGGCAGTACGCTTTCCATCAGATTAATATTGTAAGGCATCGGTATATCAGGCATTGTCAATCGTTGAACAGGCGCGTCAAGATATTTAAACAGATCTTCGGTAATCGATGCAGAGATCTCTGCTCCAAAACCTGCTGTTCGGGTATCTTCATGCACAATTAAACAGCGGTTCGTCTGCTTAACGGAACTGTATACCAATTCTTTGTCCCACGGAGAAAGTGTTCGAAGATCAATAATATCGGCAGAAATTCCTGAATCTTTAGCCGAAGCAAGTGTTCTTTCACACATCGCACCCCAGGTTACGATGGTCAGATCATCACCTTCCTGTAGTTTTTTTCCTTTTCCGAATGGAAGCACAAATGAGTCTCCGGGGTACGGTTTCCTGGCCGATTTTGCATCAAGCAGATTTCTGTGCTCAAAAAATATTACAGGGTCGTCGCCCCTCATTGCCGATCGCAGTAGACCAACAGCATCCTCGGCATTTGAGGGATATGCCAGCCGCCAGCCGATCATCCGTGAAAAGAACACCTCGTTCGACTCACTATGCCAGGGATCCCCGCACTTGGCAAATCCACCCGGCATGCGCACCACCATCGGAGCTGCAAACTTGTTTGCCGTTCTCCATCGAATCGTACCGCAATTTTTTAACTGCTCTGTTGCCGGATCCGCATATTTTCTGAACTGAATTTCGGCTACCGGCATCAAACCGCTGTAAGCCAAACCTACCGCGCGACCGATGATCCCCTCTTCTGAAAGGCTGGTATCAAAAACGCGTTCGTTTCCGTGTTTCTTCTGAAGATCCATTGTTGCGGCATGAACTCCGCCCTTTGCTCCAACATCCTCACCAAAAACCACCACCCGCTCGTTGATGGATAGTTCAGAATCGAGAGTTCGGCGAACGGCTTCAACAATATTAATCCGCTGTTTTTCAGATTCGGGTGTTTCCGATTCTTCCGGCCGGTCGTATCCGGCTGATCTCAGTCCGCCAACAGATTGAATCTTTTCATCATCCGAATAAACAAATTTTGTGACATGACTCTCATCCGGATCCTTTCTGTTCCACGCTTTTTCAGCTGTTTGATTAACTGTATCTCTGCATTCATCAGATAACGAATCCCACTCTTTTTTTGAAATACGTGACGGAACCAGGTATTTTTTTAATTTACCAAGCGGATCATTTTTCTTCTCCTTTTTGATCTGCTTTTTCTCTTTGTACGACTGATTGTCTTGGTACGAGTGGCCATTCAGCCGCGGAACCGTCAAACGGATTAGTGCCGGCCCTCTTCGCGCACGTACATATTGAACGGATTGATGAATCAGCGACGCGGTATCTTCAGGCAGTGTGCCGTCTCCATCAAAAATGCGTAAATTTTTAAATGAACGAAGGTTATTTGCAATATTTGCTCCCGGCGTCTGGAAATTGCTCCCTACCGAGATTCCATAGCCGTTATCTTCAATAAAAAACAGTATTGGCAGCGAAAGCGTGGTAGCCATGGTGATGGCAGACCAAAATCCATTGGTTGCAACCGAGCCGTCACCGCCGAGTATCACTGAAATTGCACCTTCGTAGGCATCGTTTTCAAGATGATTACGATGATATTCCAGTGCCTGGGCCCAACCGGCTGCCGGTGTGTATTGCGATCCAACATCTCCCGCCATCGGCAGTACAACCGGCCCCTTATCGCCTGGTAAATTACATACTACCCCGATATCACGCCCATCACTGTAACCGCCCGATTTACCCATGGGTGCCGCCATCGCATCCTCAAGTTCGAGTCCAAGGGTTAGCATGAGCGGGCGAGACCGGTAATAGGCACTTGCAGCATCATGAGGGTGGTCGAGCTGTAAACCGAGGAGAATCTGCGCCAGTTCATGTCCGCGTGCTGAGAATTGGTACAGAACTTTTTTATCGGGTACCAGCTCATTTTCTTCTTTGTCGTCGAGGTGCCTTGAGGTGAGCATCAATCGGGCAACCTTATTCCAGTCAACCGTTTTGATAAAATCTTCGCTTGTTTTAACTGCCATAATTTAACTCAGAGACTTAAACTCAATTAACTTCTGATTTCG encodes the following:
- a CDS encoding transketolase C-terminal domain-containing protein; its protein translation is MAVKTSEDFIKTVDWNKVARLMLTSRHLDDKEENELVPDKKVLYQFSARGHELAQILLGLQLDHPHDAASAYYRSRPLMLTLGLELEDAMAAPMGKSGGYSDGRDIGVVCNLPGDKGPVVLPMAGDVGSQYTPAAGWAQALEYHRNHLENDAYEGAISVILGGDGSVATNGFWSAITMATTLSLPILFFIEDNGYGISVGSNFQTPGANIANNLRSFKNLRIFDGDGTLPEDTASLIHQSVQYVRARRGPALIRLTVPRLNGHSYQDNQSYKEKKQIKKEKKNDPLGKLKKYLVPSRISKKEWDSLSDECRDTVNQTAEKAWNRKDPDESHVTKFVYSDDEKIQSVGGLRSAGYDRPEESETPESEKQRINIVEAVRRTLDSELSINERVVVFGEDVGAKGGVHAATMDLQKKHGNERVFDTSLSEEGIIGRAVGLAYSGLMPVAEIQFRKYADPATEQLKNCGTIRWRTANKFAAPMVVRMPGGFAKCGDPWHSESNEVFFSRMIGWRLAYPSNAEDAVGLLRSAMRGDDPVIFFEHRNLLDAKSARKPYPGDSFVLPFGKGKKLQEGDDLTIVTWGAMCERTLASAKDSGISADIIDLRTLSPWDKELVYSSVKQTNRCLIVHEDTRTAGFGAEISASITEDLFKYLDAPVQRLTMPDIPMPYNINLMESVLPDQHKISEAIEKLIDF